A genome region from Mycolicibacterium litorale includes the following:
- a CDS encoding ATP-binding cassette domain-containing protein, with product MTAPILELRGVNKSFGVVHVLHDVDFAVYPGEVTALVGDNGAGKSTLVKAIAGIHPIDTGTYLFDGEPVTVHGPNDAAGLGVEVVYQDLALCDNLDIVSNMFLGREVIRRGTLDEAAMETMARDALASLSVRTVKSVRQPVSSLSGGQRQTVAIAKSVLWKSKVVLLDEPTAALGVAQTRQVLDLVRRLADQGVGVVLISHNLADVFEVADRICALYLGRVAAEVKTPEVTHSQVVELITAGRSGDLGLAPTEAAQSM from the coding sequence ATGACGGCCCCGATCCTCGAACTACGCGGAGTCAACAAGAGCTTCGGCGTCGTGCACGTGTTGCACGATGTGGACTTCGCCGTCTACCCCGGCGAGGTGACCGCCCTGGTCGGTGACAACGGCGCCGGCAAGTCCACACTGGTCAAGGCCATCGCGGGGATCCATCCGATCGACACCGGGACCTACCTCTTCGACGGCGAGCCGGTGACCGTGCACGGCCCCAACGACGCCGCCGGGCTCGGAGTGGAAGTGGTCTACCAGGACCTGGCCCTGTGCGACAACCTCGACATCGTGTCGAACATGTTCCTGGGCCGGGAGGTCATCCGCCGCGGGACCCTCGACGAGGCGGCGATGGAGACGATGGCCCGCGACGCCCTGGCCTCGCTGTCGGTGCGGACGGTGAAGTCGGTGCGTCAGCCGGTGTCCAGTCTGTCCGGCGGGCAGCGCCAGACGGTCGCGATCGCCAAGTCGGTGCTGTGGAAGTCGAAGGTGGTGCTCCTCGACGAGCCGACCGCCGCACTCGGCGTCGCGCAGACCCGTCAGGTCCTCGACCTGGTGCGCCGGCTGGCCGACCAGGGTGTCGGCGTCGTCCTGATCTCCCACAACCTCGCCGACGTGTTCGAAGTCGCCGACCGGATCTGCGCGCTGTATCTCGGCCGGGTCGCCGCCGAGGTGAAGACCCCCGAGGTCACCCACAGCCAGGTGGTCGAACTCATCACCGCCGGCCGGTCCGGCGACCTCGGCCTGGCGCCGACCGAAGCCGCCCAGTCGATGTGA
- a CDS encoding ROK family transcriptional regulator: protein MGIGTSSDDVRRRNLSAVLTLVHRQRALTRAELTRRTGLSRSTVKDLVAELADAGLVEETQPTGSGAAVGVGRPSPVVRPSRRVLAVAVNPEIDAVTVALVTLGGAVSETARIPTPTIPSAADMVRIAAAAIAELRAALPAGCLLTSIGLAVPGLVHAPGSTVQLAPHLGWHDEKVGEMLHAATDLTVLAANDANVGAVAEHLFGGHPHADHMVYVNGGASGIGAGFVVAGELLEGAEGYAGELGHTYVGGDLPCHCGAVGCLETQVTQSVTRGDLDEQARYLGIALGGAINVMNPRLIVLGGFLRAFPEQAADALHAAVARHSMAAPRAAVRIVAASLGFETLMIGAAELAFGPLLADPAGYRAASAAG, encoded by the coding sequence TTGGGAATCGGAACCAGCAGCGACGACGTCCGCCGGCGCAACCTGTCCGCCGTGCTGACGCTCGTCCACCGCCAGCGCGCGCTCACCCGCGCGGAGTTGACGCGACGGACCGGGCTGTCGCGGTCCACGGTGAAAGACCTGGTGGCCGAACTCGCCGATGCGGGTCTGGTCGAGGAGACGCAGCCGACGGGCAGCGGCGCGGCGGTCGGCGTCGGCCGCCCCAGCCCGGTGGTGCGCCCGTCACGCCGGGTGCTGGCCGTGGCGGTGAATCCCGAGATCGACGCCGTCACCGTCGCTCTGGTGACACTGGGAGGTGCGGTGTCGGAAACTGCGCGCATCCCGACTCCGACCATCCCGAGCGCGGCGGACATGGTGCGGATCGCCGCGGCGGCGATCGCTGAGCTGCGCGCCGCCCTGCCCGCCGGCTGTCTGCTGACCTCGATCGGCCTGGCGGTGCCCGGGCTGGTGCATGCGCCGGGCTCGACCGTCCAGCTCGCTCCGCACCTGGGTTGGCACGACGAGAAGGTCGGTGAAATGCTCCATGCCGCAACGGATCTCACGGTCCTCGCGGCGAACGACGCGAACGTCGGCGCCGTCGCCGAGCACCTCTTCGGCGGGCACCCGCACGCCGATCACATGGTGTACGTCAACGGAGGCGCCAGCGGTATCGGCGCCGGCTTCGTGGTCGCCGGCGAACTCCTCGAAGGCGCCGAAGGCTATGCCGGCGAACTCGGCCACACCTACGTCGGCGGCGACCTGCCCTGCCACTGCGGTGCGGTCGGATGCCTGGAAACCCAAGTCACTCAATCGGTCACCCGCGGCGACCTGGACGAGCAGGCGCGTTATCTGGGTATCGCGCTCGGCGGTGCGATCAACGTGATGAACCCCCGGCTCATCGTGCTCGGCGGCTTCCTCCGGGCGTTCCCCGAGCAGGCCGCCGACGCACTGCACGCCGCGGTGGCACGCCACAGCATGGCCGCGCCGCGCGCCGCGGTACGCATCGTGGCGGCCAGCCTGGGGTTCGAGACGCTGATGATCGGCGCCGCGGAACTCGCATTCGGCCCGCTGCTCGCCGACCCGGCCGGATATCGCGCGGCGTCAGCGGCCGGCTGA
- a CDS encoding MBL fold metallo-hydrolase, producing the protein MTNTLTQLKPDLFQTRTDSPFPGLTTHAYLWTGGANGNVLFYSTASDAEFDAIAELGGVADQYLSHLDEAGPMLGRIAGRFGSRLHAPAAESAEISRHAAIDVPLSVREVDVNGVEVIPTPGHSPGSCCFFVHGAAGARYLFTGDTLFPTERGTWSTFLPPGRGDADAMRSSIAVLADLQPDVVIPSAFAGPTAVHAVDGESWSRIVAQAMASVPVDASAGR; encoded by the coding sequence ATGACCAACACACTGACGCAGCTGAAGCCCGACCTGTTCCAGACCCGAACTGACTCACCGTTTCCCGGCCTCACCACCCACGCCTATCTGTGGACCGGCGGGGCGAACGGCAACGTGCTGTTCTACAGCACCGCCTCGGATGCGGAGTTCGACGCGATCGCCGAACTCGGTGGAGTCGCCGACCAGTACCTCTCCCACCTCGACGAGGCCGGCCCGATGCTCGGCCGGATCGCCGGCCGCTTCGGATCCCGGCTGCACGCCCCTGCGGCCGAATCGGCCGAGATCTCACGGCACGCGGCGATCGACGTCCCGCTGTCCGTGCGAGAAGTCGATGTCAACGGTGTCGAGGTGATCCCCACCCCCGGCCACTCGCCGGGCAGTTGCTGCTTCTTCGTGCACGGGGCGGCCGGCGCCAGATATCTGTTCACCGGCGACACGCTCTTCCCGACCGAACGGGGCACCTGGTCGACATTCCTGCCCCCGGGTCGCGGCGATGCCGACGCGATGCGGTCGAGTATCGCTGTGCTCGCCGACCTGCAACCGGACGTCGTGATCCCGAGTGCCTTCGCCGGACCGACGGCAGTCCACGCCGTCGACGGTGAGTCGTGGTCGCGGATCGTCGCTCAGGCGATGGCGAGTGTGCCGGTCGACGCCTCAGCCGGCCGCTGA
- a CDS encoding sugar ABC transporter substrate-binding protein yields the protein MTRFSGLLVAVVVGAGLTLSACSSGGDGSTESQAGKVGVILPDTKSSVRWETKDRPALESAFTQAGVPYTIQNAEGSADTMATIADSMIADGVTVLAIVNLDSDSGASIQQKAAAQGVKTIDYDRLTLGGSADAYISFDNTKVGELQGRGLVDCLGDRQANVLSLNGSPTDNNASLFSAGAHSVLDRTPSVRIVGEQAVPDWDTDKAVTIFEQMYTAADGRVDGVYAANDGLAGSVISILEKNQRAGQVPVTGQDATVEGLQNILAGTQCMTVYKSATEEAGALADAAIALATGQPVNTTATSRDDTGKRDVPSVLLQPQAITKQNVNVVFDDGGQSKDEVCAGQFAAMCTAAGIS from the coding sequence ATGACCAGATTCAGCGGCCTGCTGGTCGCCGTCGTCGTCGGCGCGGGCCTGACCCTGAGCGCGTGCAGCAGCGGCGGTGACGGCTCGACCGAGAGCCAGGCCGGCAAGGTCGGGGTGATCCTGCCCGACACCAAATCATCGGTCCGCTGGGAGACCAAGGACCGGCCCGCGCTCGAGAGCGCGTTCACGCAGGCCGGTGTGCCCTACACCATCCAGAACGCCGAGGGATCCGCCGACACCATGGCCACCATCGCCGACAGCATGATCGCCGATGGCGTGACGGTGCTCGCCATCGTCAACCTCGACTCCGACAGCGGCGCGTCGATTCAGCAGAAGGCGGCCGCCCAGGGCGTCAAGACCATCGACTACGACCGGCTGACCCTCGGCGGCTCGGCCGATGCGTACATCTCGTTCGACAACACCAAGGTCGGCGAGCTGCAGGGTCGGGGCCTGGTTGACTGTCTGGGCGATCGTCAGGCGAATGTGCTGTCCCTCAACGGTTCTCCGACCGACAACAACGCCTCGCTGTTCTCCGCCGGGGCGCACTCGGTACTCGACCGGACACCGAGCGTCCGCATCGTCGGTGAACAGGCGGTACCGGACTGGGACACCGACAAGGCCGTCACCATCTTCGAACAGATGTACACCGCCGCCGACGGCCGGGTCGACGGTGTGTACGCCGCCAACGACGGCCTGGCCGGTTCGGTGATCTCGATCCTCGAGAAGAACCAGCGCGCCGGTCAGGTCCCGGTCACCGGGCAGGACGCCACCGTCGAGGGTCTGCAGAACATCTTGGCGGGAACGCAGTGCATGACGGTGTACAAGTCCGCCACCGAAGAGGCCGGCGCGCTCGCCGACGCGGCCATCGCGCTGGCGACGGGCCAACCGGTGAACACCACCGCCACCTCCCGTGACGACACCGGCAAGCGGGACGTGCCGTCGGTACTTCTGCAGCCGCAGGCGATCACCAAGCAGAACGTCAACGTGGTGTTCGACGACGGCGGCCAGTCCAAGGACGAGGTCTGCGCCGGCCAGTTCGCGGCGATGTGCACGGCCGCCGGGATCAGCTGA
- the xylA gene encoding xylose isomerase — translation MSVLESLTTRSDLTPQRSDKFAFGLWTVGWTAGDPFGVPTRSRLDVVEAVERLAALGAYGLTFHDDDLFAFGSSDDQRRREIGRLAAVLGSTGMVVPMVTTNLFSHPVFKDGGFTSNDRGVRRFALRKVLRNIDLAAELGAQTFVLWGGREGSEYDSAKDVRAALARYREALDLLGDYVTDQGLPLRFAIEPKPNEPRGDILLPTVGHALAFIETLARPELFGVNPEAGHEQMAGLNFLHGISQAMDRGKLFHIDLNGQRGIKFDQDLVFGHGDLINAFSLVDLLENGGAGGGPSYDGPRHFDYKPSRTEDSAGVWASAAANMRMYLLLKQRAAAFRADPEVAEALAGARVDELRRPTLDSAEGYRDLLDDRSSFEEFDAESYYDGRGFGFVRLNQLAVEHLMGAR, via the coding sequence GTGTCCGTTCTCGAATCCCTCACCACCCGTTCCGACCTCACCCCGCAGCGATCCGACAAGTTCGCCTTCGGACTGTGGACGGTGGGCTGGACCGCAGGCGATCCGTTCGGAGTGCCCACCCGTTCCCGGCTCGACGTGGTCGAGGCGGTCGAGCGGCTGGCCGCGCTCGGCGCATACGGGCTGACCTTCCACGACGACGACCTGTTCGCCTTCGGATCGTCCGACGACCAGCGCCGCCGCGAAATCGGCCGGCTCGCCGCGGTTTTGGGCTCCACCGGCATGGTGGTGCCGATGGTGACGACGAATCTGTTCAGCCATCCGGTGTTCAAGGACGGCGGTTTCACCAGCAATGACCGCGGCGTCCGCCGCTTCGCCCTGCGCAAGGTGCTGCGCAACATCGACCTGGCCGCCGAACTCGGGGCGCAGACCTTCGTGCTGTGGGGCGGGCGGGAGGGCAGCGAATACGACAGCGCCAAGGACGTCCGGGCGGCCTTGGCCCGCTACCGGGAGGCGCTGGACCTGCTGGGTGACTACGTGACCGACCAGGGCCTGCCCCTGCGGTTCGCGATCGAGCCCAAGCCCAACGAACCGCGCGGTGACATCCTGCTCCCGACCGTCGGCCACGCGCTGGCCTTCATCGAGACCCTCGCGCGCCCGGAGTTGTTCGGCGTCAACCCCGAGGCCGGACACGAGCAGATGGCCGGGCTGAACTTCCTCCACGGGATCAGCCAGGCGATGGACCGCGGCAAGCTCTTCCACATCGACCTCAACGGGCAGCGGGGCATCAAGTTCGACCAGGACCTGGTGTTCGGCCACGGCGATCTCATCAACGCCTTCTCGCTTGTCGACCTGCTGGAGAACGGCGGCGCAGGCGGTGGCCCCAGCTACGACGGGCCGCGCCACTTCGACTACAAGCCCAGCCGGACCGAGGACAGCGCAGGGGTATGGGCGTCCGCGGCGGCGAACATGCGTATGTACCTGTTGCTCAAGCAGCGTGCCGCGGCGTTCCGCGCCGATCCCGAGGTTGCCGAGGCCCTGGCCGGTGCCCGGGTCGACGAGTTACGCCGGCCCACCCTCGATTCGGCTGAGGGGTACCGTGACCTGCTCGACGACCGATCCTCCTTCGAGGAGTTCGACGCCGAATCCTATTACGACGGTAGAGGATTCGGATTCGTCCGGCTCAATCAGCTCGCTGTCGAACATCTGATGGGGGCGCGCTGA